The Micropterus dolomieu isolate WLL.071019.BEF.003 ecotype Adirondacks unplaced genomic scaffold, ASM2129224v1 contig_14077, whole genome shotgun sequence genomic sequence TGTCTAGTGCAGATGAGAGCTGGAACTCAAATCCCAGATGACACAATATTCATAATGTCAGCAGATCTTTATTGTTTGCAGGTCAGAGCATCATCAGCATTACACAGGTGTGACTGAGGAGAGGCAGTCTGTCCTCAGCTCTTATAGGACTTtgatacaacacacacattaactggAATCTTCTTTATTATTGAGAAAGATATTAAGATATATTATTAACACTCTCAGAACACAGGAAGAGGTTTCAACCCCCCTCCAGGCTAAACTCCTTTATAATGAGTTCACTTTAGTTTCCCAACAGCTTCAACATTGTGACATCATGGTGGATATATAAGACACGTCTATTCatacaagcacaaacacaatcaTAGTGGAGAAAACATGATtagaagagaaaaaataaatggatttaGTCCAACAGGATCTGACTGTGTTTAGTTTGTGAtgtgggggagggagggagctgTTGTACTCAGCATGAGACACCAGGGGGCGTCCTCACTCCTCGCTTTGTGATGTTTAAACATCTGGATCAACAGTGTAGAGCTTGTTTTCTACACAGCTGCTGCTCACACTGATCCAGTTTGACAACAAGCTCGAAGgactctctgtctttctgaagTTTTTCCACAAGTGGAAAAATacgtgtatttatttatttactgttcaCAGCATTTACTAAAATAAGCCTTAATCTGTAatgctaaataacagaaataccTTTGTTTAATTCATTACAGTTTAACAGCACCACCAAACTGATCATACAGCTGAATCGCTACCTCTCAAACTGTTAATCTCTTAATCATGAAGGCGGATTTATGGCATTATTTAATTAGTTTTCACTAATAAACCGTCATCTAAGTGTATATTTTTGTGGAGACATTGCATCGTCTTAAGGCAAAGAGGGAGAGCCACAGCAGGAATGGAAGTTCTCTGGGAGAACCTTCATTTTGAAAAATAGCCTTAAGTACAAAGATAAGTGATAGAGCACACTatccaatcagaagcaagtgTTTGATGAAGTCCCACCCACCAATGAAAGGAAATATTGAGTAATAAATTTTACAGTTACAAACGGTTAAAACGTACCTTGGTCCGGGACACCTGGCTCACcggtctttcttttcttaacgTCTATCTTCAAAATGAAAATAGGAATTTCAAAAATTTGGTTTAGTCGTTTTTCGTTTTTGGATTCAGAAACCAAAAACGGGAGAACGGCTCTTTTTTTCcgtttctttgtttttggtttgaaatgacaaatgaaaaaaGGTGGTTTTCTCATTTGTTCGTTTATTGGTTCAAACGAAAAAACAAACTACCAAAACGTACACGGCCCTGCACAGccatcaaaataaaagtgttcaATTATTGGCATTCATAGGTGGACAAAACCTGTTTTGGTTATTCCAGGTGTCAATCCAatgaatattaattataatatgaATACCTTTAGTAATATTTCTCAAACATCTCTGATATTTAGCTAAAACCTTTCTCTACCTGAATCCCAGCAGAAGACACGCTGCAGCAGCATTAATGCTGACATTTTTACTCTGATGCAAATATGTTTATTTCAGTCCTCATCACTTTAGTGAAGAATACAAAAAGTAACATTCAGTTATTCACAATCCAGCAGAGGAACAGTCTGGAGAGTCACTGCagtctctgcttcctgtctctgagACTGTTTCTGTGAAATCATGTGACCACAGGGcgtcctccctctctgctgaTACAAACTGATCTCTGCTACCTGTCTCTGAGACTGTTTCTGTGAAATCATGTGACCACAGTGTGTCCTCCATCTCTGCTGATACAAACTGATCTCTGCTACCTGTCTCTGAGACTGTTTCTGTGAAATCATGTGACCACAGGGCGTCCACCCTCTCTGCTGAGGTATTTACCCCACTGATGCTATACGTGCTAtcagctcttactagtatttattgtgttatgaccctggggtcatattttgtttgtttatctctcctggcactgtcagctgttctcctccattagagtgtgtgtgtgagtgtatgcaggtactGGAGAACAGGAATCCTGATTGGGtacctggatgacagcagccatcttaagccctaCGGACAGgaactctccctctctctgccattcccaacctgcctgaggactgtgtgttatgtctgtgtttattgtacatattgaacggttgtgactatattcaacttagattgtaagtagtatcgtagtccttctgattgtcttatgacaacctggttttgttggctttgccatttttgttgctatgaagcaagtTCCTTTGTTGtagctatattgtgtcagctactagcagtgagaagcccttttttttgtttgcatcgttttctcctgtttttggacttagaagcctagttttagagctttgtcttttctttaccttttggttttggttttaggaaagatttaggttttcttagtgttttggttgttcttttgggcactgctcatctccgatgtataataaaaactgctaaattgtatttgtggtgtgctggccttgtttgggaatgggaagagtgggaggcCACACATGTTACATCCAGGACACCCCTAGTCCTTGGGACGTAACAATTGTCAATTGTAGTtctcgtgctgtattgatgctctgttgatgcttgtatgttgttcctaaactgtaagtctctttggataaaagcttctgccaaatgagtaaatgtgtcacgatcgtggtgtggaggcaggttggaggacccaaacgcaggacacagagcggagcaggtatagttcaactaagggttttaatataaccaaaagcgagcacacttacagctgagtggctgaataacagaaatccaaaagtacagggagacgagacgagacaagcaaggctggttgcaggcagagagtacacacatgacaacaatgaccggacaaagacaagacagaaacaccaggtacagtaaatatacacagggactaacgatcagggcaggagcaacacaggtgacagacatgagactaacgaggcagagagagagagcagaggaaaacggagagacttgacatgacaagcagactatataacagatactggacactagacaggactgaacccaaaactcaacatactaaggcagatactaaactcaaaagtgcaacacaaaggatggccaactgGCAGAGCgtgacaaaatgtaaatgtgctgACAGCTGCTGATAACAGCAGCACAGCTGACAGGAGGTCACTGATTGTTTTTCTTAGAACCAATAAGCTGCTGTCAagctgttaccatggcaacatgAGTAAAACTAGTTTACTCATGTTGTAAactgaactaatatcagattgctggtagctgctgaatGTTTCCATCAGCCACCAGATAAAATAGTTTGAAGCTGTGTAGAATATCAAACAGCTGCATCAAAGGTTTTAGTCATGAGCAAAAATTACACATCTGCCAGATACTAAAAGGAGAGTTCTTGGTGGTATAGATCGTAAAGGACAAGAAAGACAAGAAGGACGAGGAGAGAAGCCAGTCAGAGCAGCAACCCAAAACGCAAACAAATCCTACAGGGGGGCAGGCAATAAACAAAATCTAATCTATGTAATTAGGACAGGGCATGCCAACAAATAGGAgggaagaaaagcagaaaaaaagacacacaaggATAAAAATATCTGGATTTTGGTTCAACagcaatgaaaaacagaaagagactgAAGGACAGGATGGTGGAGCATGACTGCAGCGTGGAAGGTCTGTTGGATGCCGACAGTGACAGCGATGTCACTAATAAAACAACACCAGAGGAACTGAATAAGCAGATTTATGGACTTATACACAAACAGTCACAGGCAACGATTTCTTAAAGTTATAATAGGATTTATTTACCTCAAGCACTGATCAGTgatcaacagcagcagtaaataGGGCAGCTTTGCGTGATCCCGCGACCCCCCACCCGCACACTCTCGAGAACGCGCTTCAATCGGGAGGGGTGGAAGACGCGGATTGGGGGGGCACAAAACAGCCCCTTAAGAACCCTATGAGATTCATGATATAACAATTACATATATACAACTAATTAAAAGTATAGTGTATTATAATCCTTATGCACATCACAAACTTTAAGAACCCTATGAAATTCATGAAACCTCGCTAAAAGTGTGTCCAAAAGACAAAATGGCTTTATAatgacttataaaaccgtgcaaATGCACCCTTGCAAGcttgttccctttataaatcacaatcaacttgaaatgtggcctATGTGAGGAAGCGCCATATCCGATCCTTTCAAACACCTACAACTGTCTATAAATGGTTagtggaattaatattaatacgtactgaCTGTGGGAAGAAAAGGATGCAAACACTGACAGAGGAGCTAAACaacgagatttaactcagtgGTTAAACTGTCATATAACAGAAAACAGATGGCTCTCACAAGATGTTTACAAATGCCTGTGTGATTATTtatcgttcttgttttaaactgaaTATGCAGGAGACCAAAACAGGCTCTCGAGGAGAAGTGACGTCAATCGATGTGCATGTTATTACGGGGTTGATATTATAGCTTTGATGGGTGCAAGAATAGGATGAGTCCCCCACTTCATATAGACAGGTTTTCTAGTGATCCATCCTTAATGTGTCGTGTATGATTTCTGTGAAGTTTCTCATGGGGGGAGAGAGTAATGCGCCCATCAACCTGTTAAAAGCAGGCGCCTGTCGGCCTGCGCTGAAAGAGCGAATCTTGAATGTAGGAAACCTAACATGACCCAACCTCAATGATCAGCATCAACGTAATATCAGACACGGGGGTAGATCCGTTTTTATCTTTGATAGGGGTGTTGATATTGACAGCCTGTCAGTAGCCACACAGTTGCTGGTTTGACATGAACGCACTAAGGTTTTTTATCTTTGTAGACCTCATCAACCTCTACAGTGAACTTctcatttctcttcttctcttcttcatgTTTCTTCAGAgcttcctgagtctgttggatttctctctgttttagTTCAGTGAATTCAACTCTCTCTTTCAGGTTTTAGATGCAGTTTGATTCGAGCCTTCAACACTTCAACAGTTCCCATTAGATTCTGAGGTGCAGATTCATTCAGGAAGTCTGTGAATTGACTCACTCCGGCCATTGTTAAGTcccatatatattttaaagctaacttagttttctgttttctctctgtgttctggCAGTTAttaaacaggaagtaaacaggCTGATTCTTTTCATCTTTGGCACATTTAATTTTTGCATCTCCGAGAGCTTTCAGAACATTTTCAGGTGTCAGACAATTTGAGAGTGTGATGAGAGCAACAATGTTCTTCTCCATGTTTTTTCCAAACAGAGACACCACTGAATCAAAGACGTACTTCAGTCGCTCACTCAGTCGATTCTCAGTTGCTTTCAGCACCAGACCCACTGCATTAACCTCATGAACTCCGTCCTCTGAGCGGAACCAGTCTAATAATCTTTGACTGACGATGTCATCCTGTTCGATTCCTCTGGTGTTTCCGTATCCAGGAGTATCTATGATGGTCAGAGAGTAGGGCAGAGTTTCACCTTCAAAACCAAAGACCTGGTACACCATCACATCTAATGTCTGACTCTCTGACTGGTTTCTCTTCTCGTCCTCTACGATCTTAAACCAGACATCATCCTCCCACTTCACTCCCATGGCGTAGTTGACCAGAGCGTTGACCAGAGTAGATTTTCCTGTTCCTGTTTCACCCACAAGCAAGATGGTTTTGTTTATCTTGTTCACATTTCTTTCACCAAGAGTCATTCAATGTTCTCTTTCTTTGGTCTCAGCTGGTAGACAGCAGGAGGTCATGACTGGATCAGAACACTTTTAGAAACGATTTCTTCATATTTGGATGAGCTGTTCCTGAAGAAAAGTAAAGACATGAGATCAAAAACTACGGAATAtagaatgaaataaataaaatcactcTACCTGCTCCCAccatcccacacacacaacttctACCTGTGTCCTTCTAAcgtttcattaaaaataaaagcctggttcttttagattttaattGTTTCTATAATCACATCAATCTGACACTTTTCTAGTTTTCACTCTTAACTCTGCTCTCGTTGTAAATGTTCACATCATGTAGTAAAATGGGATTCAGCAGCGTGATGCATTTcaacaagaaaataaactcTGAAACTCTGTGTTGTTGTAGAAACTAGTTTTACTCACGTCGCCATGGTAACAGCTTGACAGGAGCTTGAGGATGCAGCAGCTTATTggttgaaagaaaaacaatcagTGACCTCCTGTCAGCTGTGCTGCTGTTATCAGCAGCTGTCAGCAGGTACTGgatcttaaaggttcagtgtgtaagatctagtgacatctagtggtgagggttgtgaattgcagcCATCtatccagtctaccactgccccctaacctttcaaagagcgtaggacagctacggtggctgacacagcacaaaatgtgtctcttctgagacagcagagagtggccagtcaagataTGAGGTTTCTTTAAGTAGAttaagagtgtgaaacactgtcactgtttctgcaccacagtccattataaaccacatattaaataaagtttatacaagCACTGACAAGGGAgacacattaattctctctgtgattatggaccctcgaaaaaactgcccgccaacaataatatctggcctgctgccagattatggtgctttaatagcaacaaaaaatataaataaataaatacttgctTAAAATAGATTtcagtcatggcagcaacagttactcacataatcacttcctctagTGGTTTAGCCTAAAAAATAAAGGCGTGAGGAGCTCGTTTACTATAATGCTGTAtctggagttgaactgagcttttactttgaaaaactctgaacgacattaaaagagtctttAGCTGCTTGACACAACTCTGAAAGAGCCGACAGAAAaatgtgattcccctaaatgtcctctgcctggagatacagagaaatgaaaaagcgtctgtgggttgatggatgtggatcaaacactgggaaaaaaaacagtgcagcacatgccgtgatctgagaaacattcgctgcagaatccatttgttgaagagagaaaaacctCAACCCTTGGGTTGTGAGTCCTGCGCCTTACCGACTGACCAACATGTTGATGCAAGGTCATTTTATAGCTTATATTCTCATCctccatctaatggttgaaaatattgttctgatgcaaaacttattttagacccctgctgtatattactactacttcttcttctaacgtgTGTATTCAGCAttcaggtaataaaaacataacgcttcattatgtaaggtctttacacaccactgaaaacatagttatattttgcatttttgcatttctgtcgatagatcctcagaaatttTACACAGTGAACCTTTAAATGTTGTTGGTCAGTTTATTTGCTGTACAAACAGATAACAGTCCACTGCAAAGTAGcgagagaataacatgacacaccagaccgcgacacagacacctgttGCTCTGTCCTCctcgctcagagacactttgctctgtttgactgtctctctgctccaggatgtttccctctgaagcggctgtgagctgaaTTTTATTGGAGGTGCTGGaatgaacatttgtgtggatctgtggtgagatttatttctgatcacctttcagtttcagttttccacctctgatgaagagacgtcccagacgggctctgtgtctgtcagacgatctgcaatttatacttctgcgtcaaatcgacggcgtagcctctgcgtagccccctaccctacaaCTTCACCTACaccgtagcctgacgtgcacctcctctaaaatgtaactacacgtcaagTCGAGAtggaccgtaagcactgtgattggtcggctgggtagcctcgcaatgcctccgaaccgacaggaagtgcccgtcctttgaagtaacttttacaagtggccaaaccagcggctgtaacacggtggatcaatgtATTTGACcatcacaacccgagcgaaatgactcgtttcactatcagaatgtgatccattcggtcgataacatctGAAATGTCTACAGCAGCTGAATGCATAATTTAACCCCCATTCatgttagcggagggctaaaccggaagttagcctgctcggacGGCTAAAGTCAACACAGTGTATGCTGTAGTGCTACTGGCAACTAGTGTTTGGGgatgtaattgcagaatgacggagacACCGATGCataagtataaatgcctggctacgcacgtagaccctacgcaggagtagaAATGTGCCATAAAGGGGATAGcctaccatatcagcagagcagtaatgcacagcagaggggcAGACTATTATGACCAGGGCTGTGCAGAGACCTCTGAGCGGCcggtgctcaaagtataaaaggtcctcatggaacaaggatttaaagaGGGCTGTTCTGACAATAtcgatacagaaatatattgtgacGTATTCCTTGCTGATATGCGTATAGtgatgcttctgtatcgatacatcagcaaatgctgggacacagggaatacccagctctagctttaaaacactgtgggctgacataacttacagggaacagttgctggCGAGGggtggttgctgctgttgttgctgctgatgctactggaggtgatctgtgactacagatattaaaacaaacataagaTATATATTATAGCTgatgaaacaaatatgtgaccatgacaagatggaaagattgctgacagtatttGGGACTGACTCACTacgactgacctgctgtagctgcagccgctgccaaggctgactgctaccagaaaataagagggagacGCTCACAGAGGAAACAAGATACCAGgttcaaaaaagtgtgggaaataattTGAGAAGGAAACATTAATGGGGAAAGGATGAGGGAGGCGATGGCAGgggtaagagagagacagacaaatatAGACAGAGGTGTGTCTGTTTATCTTGCTTGTGTGTTGGAAAaattgtgataatgattttatagaTTGCATTGTAAATTTAAGATATACTTCTATTTTTATTGACTATAtgtctaatcataaatctaaataaataaacaaaaggactactagccaatcagaagcagagaagggcgggtcagcgagaagccggtaaacagctcgggttcagccgtacgtgttgccgaccagcttggcaacacggactggagcgagagtttcagagcggtgagttattaatctgtatccataaagttttaactgagctctgtctctacatcacaggaacaactttatgtccactgactgcctggagggtagctggtgtttggaagggagaggagagctgtgtgctgcagctcgctgtttctgagggcgtgtcggagtagccgctcgGTGAGcgttatgacacgtattttcttgtgacatcacaagaaagcggaagtaaaggctggactataaatgagctgttttcagttcagagcagagttttctgtgggagatgggaactcactttgggctggactttttgcaaacctattacatgcacaaaaaaaagggaatataactcaataaaggagagggacaaagccaaaaagcagaataccacctctttaatattacgacttttgtctcaaaatattattctgcaaatgtcagagaacacagatttTTTATGTGCACatagttttgaacatgagctgaaaacctgctgaaacacagaagctattaaagtccaggagtttctaactgaattaaaatgtattaatttatcactgaggtgaaaaggagccacagtcacatttacaTACTTTAGCTTACTTCAgccatgcctgcatgtgtgctgactcggCAGAGATGAAATTAAGTAACAAAAGTTGatttacaggagaaacatacACTATTAATGATGTGCGATACCTCTTAATTCCTAtatgatccaataccaagtaatacccaggctggtattgccgataccgatACAAATACtttgtacatattttatttctagtttaatgtgtgCTCAGAACTTCTCCTTCATAACATCATACTATTATTtcgacttaatctcagatgtttagcgaagtttgcagtgttgccaaagtatttcactgtctttgcacacacatcacacacaacattattaccttcacagctaaaatacagccagacgtgactgtttttacagtcagcaAGAGTCAGGATTCAATGTAAAAgtgaaatgtaaagggctgcagctgCTCACTTCAAAGGAGCTCTGTCACAGAACCATaacgcaagcatgactttgacaggcggaaggagaagtagttcctatcaacagagtataattagaccatcctggtgacagtaagatacttatgataaaacacacactcacttcaaGTGAGTTCAGATATCGATCATTTTacatgagtatcgatcctagagcaggaaacgttggtatcagaaatatcgatactttacgaTCGATCGGAACATCACTATATACTATATTGCAAAAGTTTTCAGTACACCGCT encodes the following:
- the LOC123966714 gene encoding septin-5-like, which produces MTLGERNVNKINKTILLVGETGTGKSTLVNALVNYAMGVKWEDDVWFKIVEDEKRNQSESQTLDVMVYQVFGFEGETLPYSLTIIDTPGYGNTRGIEQDDIVSQRLLDWFRSEDGVHEVNAVGLVLKATENRLSERLKYVFDSVVSLFGKNMEKNIVALITLSNCLTPENVLKALGDAKIKCAKDEKNQPVYFLFNN